Proteins found in one Geomonas subterranea genomic segment:
- a CDS encoding type II secretion system F family protein: MVLAITAAVFLAIVLLTVAAIYPYLARRSMVQTRLEKLEVQEVSKVELVAESPKWYDQLGQLGKSLKLSSKEQGKYMRLLVAAGYKRESVYVFFGAKILLTILLPGVFVLFYVMLKGVELNRLLLLVTLMLAIIGYLAPSYWLSHQYNERRLQIFHTLPDILDLLTVCVNAGLSMDAALIKTTEVPQFANDPLAKEIKTASMETRAGKPRIQSLKDMAERTMVDDVKSFVTMLSQTERFGTSLSQALSVHAETLRTKRRQLAEEAAAKTTIKMIFPLVVFVFPALLVVILGPAYVQISKTLLK; encoded by the coding sequence ATGGTTCTCGCAATAACAGCAGCCGTGTTCTTAGCCATCGTGCTCCTCACCGTAGCCGCCATTTATCCGTACCTGGCGCGACGCAGCATGGTGCAGACGAGGCTCGAGAAGTTGGAAGTGCAGGAAGTAAGCAAGGTCGAACTGGTCGCGGAATCGCCTAAATGGTACGACCAGTTGGGGCAGTTGGGCAAGTCGCTCAAACTGTCATCCAAGGAACAGGGGAAGTACATGAGGCTTCTGGTCGCCGCCGGTTACAAGCGGGAGAGCGTCTACGTGTTCTTTGGGGCCAAGATCCTGCTCACCATCCTCTTGCCCGGCGTCTTCGTGCTGTTTTACGTCATGCTGAAGGGGGTGGAGTTGAACCGGCTTTTGCTCCTCGTGACGCTTATGCTGGCGATCATCGGCTATCTGGCGCCCAGTTACTGGCTCTCTCACCAGTACAACGAGCGGAGGCTGCAGATATTTCATACTCTTCCTGACATCCTCGATCTCTTGACTGTCTGCGTCAACGCCGGGCTCAGCATGGACGCGGCACTCATCAAGACTACGGAGGTCCCCCAGTTCGCCAACGACCCCCTCGCCAAGGAAATCAAGACGGCGAGCATGGAGACCAGGGCGGGGAAGCCGCGCATTCAGTCGCTGAAGGACATGGCTGAGAGGACCATGGTGGACGACGTGAAGTCGTTCGTCACCATGCTGTCCCAGACCGAGAGGTTCGGCACCAGCCTGAGCCAGGCCCTTTCCGTTCATGCCGAGACCCTGCGCACCAAGAGAAGGCAGTTGGCCGAGGAGGCCGCCGCCAAGACCACAATCAAGATGATCTTTCCTTTGGTTGTGTTCGTCTTCCCTGCGCTTTTGGTGGTCATCCTGGGGCCGGCCTATGTTCAGATCAGCAAGACCCTTTTGAAATAG
- a CDS encoding glycosyltransferase, with amino-acid sequence MTEISSSATVAPGLARFPAFLYGLLIAGLGLGVYLTGVLLGFFRLLLQADGQLLWVVDRIVWYSGMPVVAGLILILCDLFVLLPYKRGNRVVRWAPSKEQSLTVVLTAFNDELSIGSAVEDFAAHPLVRRVVVVDNNSSDRTSEVARKAGAFVVHEPVPGYGSCVYRALREGLRYTDTELTLLCEGDMTFRAYDIDKFLAYLPHADLVNGTRISEQLREQRTQLSTFMYYGNFFAGKLLEVKHLGRGTFTDVGTTYKLCRNRPLERLLPSLNPSINLEFNAHLLDTALARGLAVVECPITFHNRVGFSKGGNSSNWKALKVGSRMILGIVLGWRKRQ; translated from the coding sequence ATGACTGAGATCAGCTCCTCCGCCACCGTTGCCCCGGGGCTCGCCAGGTTCCCCGCCTTCCTCTACGGCCTCCTTATCGCAGGCCTCGGGCTGGGCGTCTACCTGACCGGTGTGCTGCTCGGCTTCTTCAGACTGCTGCTGCAGGCGGACGGCCAGTTGCTCTGGGTGGTGGACAGGATCGTCTGGTACAGCGGCATGCCGGTCGTCGCCGGCCTGATCCTCATCCTGTGCGACCTCTTCGTCCTGCTCCCTTACAAGCGCGGCAACCGGGTCGTACGTTGGGCCCCCTCCAAAGAGCAGAGCCTTACGGTGGTTCTGACCGCCTTCAACGACGAGTTGAGCATAGGGAGCGCGGTGGAGGACTTCGCAGCGCACCCGCTGGTGCGGCGCGTCGTGGTGGTGGACAACAACAGCAGCGATCGCACTTCGGAGGTGGCCCGAAAAGCCGGCGCTTTCGTGGTGCACGAACCAGTGCCGGGATATGGCAGCTGCGTCTATCGCGCCTTGCGCGAGGGGCTTCGTTACACCGATACCGAGCTTACCCTCTTGTGCGAAGGGGACATGACTTTCCGGGCTTACGACATCGACAAGTTCCTGGCCTACCTGCCGCACGCGGACCTGGTCAACGGCACGCGCATCAGCGAGCAACTGCGGGAGCAGCGCACCCAGTTGAGCACCTTCATGTACTACGGCAATTTCTTCGCGGGGAAACTCCTCGAGGTGAAACACCTGGGACGCGGCACCTTCACCGATGTCGGGACCACCTACAAACTCTGCCGGAACCGGCCGCTGGAGCGCCTGTTGCCCAGCCTGAACCCCTCGATAAACTTGGAGTTCAACGCCCATCTCCTGGACACGGCGCTTGCGCGTGGCCTTGCCGTGGTGGAGTGCCCGATAACCTTTCACAACCGGGTCGGTTTCAGCAAGGGGGGCAATTCCAGCAACTGGAAGGCCCTTAAGGTCGGCAGCCGGATGATACTCGGCATCGTACTGGGATGGAGAAAACGGCAGTGA
- a CDS encoding DUF192 domain-containing protein, protein MRAVDVTSGMELARAVSVADTFVTRLKGLLGKKELPRGQGLWIRPCNSVHTFGMKFPIDVAFLDGEQRVVAVATTLAPNRVSGFHPKASSVLELPAGTLDATVTVIGNKIEIA, encoded by the coding sequence ATGAGGGCGGTCGACGTCACATCGGGGATGGAGCTGGCCCGGGCCGTCTCGGTCGCGGATACCTTTGTGACCAGGCTCAAGGGGCTGCTCGGCAAAAAGGAGCTGCCGCGGGGACAGGGACTGTGGATCAGGCCCTGCAACAGCGTTCATACCTTCGGCATGAAATTCCCCATCGACGTCGCCTTCCTGGACGGGGAGCAGCGGGTCGTGGCGGTCGCCACTACGCTCGCTCCCAACCGCGTGTCCGGTTTCCACCCCAAGGCGTCCAGCGTGCTCGAACTCCCCGCCGGCACACTGGACGCCACCGTTACCGTCATCGGCAACAAGATCGAGATTGCGTGA
- a CDS encoding type II secretion system F family protein yields the protein MLPIIIVTFLAVFFLFLALYFGVTSVTASPKYELKRRLQRLARDNDAQGMPEDLRAEIIREIPPLDRILATLPLTRDLDKKLDHAGLDLTASRFLMLAAAVTVVGFIVVVLLFKSFLIALAVAVAISLLPFAYLSFKIRQRLEKFTELFPDALTMISRSLRAGHSFTSAIQLVGEEIQDPVGELFKTAYEQQLLGLRITETLNNLNERVESLDLRFFTTAISINNDVGGNLSDILENLAATIRERLKIRRQVRVYTAQGRMTGYVLGVLPAFTFVVFNILNPKYESLLYKEVEGLYVLSLAVVLQILGFLVIRKIIRIRI from the coding sequence ATGCTACCCATCATCATCGTCACTTTCCTGGCCGTTTTCTTCCTGTTCCTGGCGCTGTACTTCGGGGTCACCTCGGTAACGGCCTCCCCAAAGTACGAGCTCAAAAGGCGTCTGCAGCGTCTGGCCCGGGATAACGACGCGCAGGGAATGCCGGAAGACCTGCGGGCGGAGATAATCAGAGAGATACCGCCGCTTGACCGGATTCTTGCCACGCTCCCCCTGACCCGGGACCTGGACAAGAAGCTCGACCACGCCGGACTCGACCTGACAGCGTCCCGTTTTCTCATGCTCGCCGCGGCGGTAACCGTGGTCGGCTTCATCGTCGTCGTGCTGCTGTTCAAGTCGTTTCTCATCGCACTGGCCGTGGCCGTGGCGATATCGCTGCTCCCTTTCGCCTATCTTTCCTTCAAGATCCGACAGCGACTGGAGAAGTTCACGGAACTTTTTCCTGACGCCCTAACCATGATTTCGCGTTCACTGCGCGCCGGACACTCCTTTACCAGTGCGATTCAGCTGGTCGGGGAGGAGATCCAGGACCCGGTCGGGGAGCTTTTCAAGACCGCTTACGAACAGCAGTTGCTTGGCTTGAGGATCACGGAGACTCTGAACAACCTGAACGAGAGGGTTGAAAGCCTCGACCTCAGATTCTTCACCACCGCCATTTCCATAAACAACGACGTCGGCGGTAACCTCTCAGATATTCTCGAGAATCTGGCCGCGACCATCCGGGAGAGACTCAAGATACGCAGGCAGGTGCGCGTTTACACCGCCCAGGGGCGTATGACGGGATACGTGCTTGGCGTTTTGCCGGCCTTCACCTTCGTCGTGTTCAACATCCTTAATCCCAAGTACGAGTCGCTTCTCTACAAAGAGGTCGAGGGGCTGTACGTCCTTTCTCTCGCAGTGGTTCTGCAGATCCTCGGCTTCCTGGTCATCAGGAAGATTATCAGGATCAGGATATAG
- a CDS encoding CpaF family protein, translating into MPNNPFQMPGIINDQEFFQDLKSRIHRRLIERLDLAKLDLLGANELNREIGFVIENLIIEEGVPLNQFERDRLVVEIQHETFGLGPLEPLLADPHISDILVNKCSQVYVERFGKLVKSDVCFKDNAHLLQIIERIVSKVGRRIDESSPYVDARLPDGSRVNAIIPPLALDGPVLSIRRFGQDPLKMSDLINLGTLDPRMEKLLEGAVRTRLNILVSGGTGTGKTTMLNVLSEYIPHDERVVTIEDSAELHLKQEHVVRLETRPPNIEGRGEVTQRDLVRNALRMRPDRIILGEIRGGEALDMLQAMNTGHDGSISTVHANTTRDALARIETMVLMAGMDLPERAIREQVAAALNVVVQLVRFSDGTRKVVKLSEITGMEGNTIVMHDVFVFDQKGIDKDGRVVGTYRATGVRPTFAERFRVYGFELPQGIFEN; encoded by the coding sequence ATGCCGAATAACCCATTTCAGATGCCGGGGATAATCAACGACCAGGAATTCTTCCAGGACCTGAAAAGCCGCATCCATCGGCGGCTGATAGAGCGCCTCGACCTGGCCAAGCTCGATCTTCTGGGCGCCAACGAACTCAACCGTGAGATCGGTTTCGTCATCGAGAACCTGATCATCGAGGAAGGGGTGCCCTTAAACCAGTTCGAGCGGGACCGCCTGGTCGTGGAGATCCAGCACGAGACCTTCGGCCTGGGACCTTTGGAGCCCCTGTTGGCGGACCCCCACATTTCCGACATCCTGGTGAACAAGTGCTCCCAGGTTTACGTGGAGCGCTTCGGCAAGCTGGTCAAGAGCGACGTCTGCTTCAAGGACAACGCGCACCTCTTGCAGATCATCGAAAGGATCGTTTCCAAGGTGGGGAGGCGCATCGACGAGTCATCGCCCTACGTCGACGCTAGGCTTCCCGATGGCTCCCGCGTCAATGCCATCATCCCGCCTCTTGCCCTGGACGGGCCGGTGCTTTCCATCCGGCGTTTCGGACAGGACCCGCTCAAGATGAGTGACCTGATAAACCTTGGCACCCTGGACCCCCGCATGGAGAAGCTCCTGGAAGGGGCGGTCCGCACCAGGCTCAACATCCTGGTTTCGGGCGGTACCGGCACTGGTAAGACTACGATGCTGAACGTGCTATCCGAGTACATACCCCATGACGAGCGCGTGGTCACCATCGAGGACTCCGCCGAGCTGCATCTCAAGCAGGAACACGTGGTGCGCCTGGAGACCCGCCCTCCCAACATCGAGGGGAGGGGGGAAGTGACCCAGCGCGACCTGGTGCGCAACGCCCTCAGGATGCGCCCCGACCGGATCATCCTGGGCGAGATCCGCGGCGGCGAGGCGCTGGACATGCTCCAGGCCATGAATACCGGTCATGACGGCTCCATCTCCACCGTTCACGCCAACACTACCCGTGACGCGCTGGCGCGTATCGAAACCATGGTGCTGATGGCGGGCATGGACCTGCCGGAGCGCGCCATCCGCGAGCAGGTGGCCGCGGCTCTGAACGTCGTTGTCCAACTGGTCCGGTTCTCGGACGGGACCAGGAAGGTCGTCAAGCTCTCGGAGATCACCGGTATGGAGGGGAACACCATCGTCATGCACGACGTCTTCGTCTTCGACCAGAAAGGCATCGACAAGGATGGCAGGGTCGTCGGCACCTACAGGGCCACCGGGGTGAGGCCTACCTTCGCCGAGCGCTTCAGGGTCTACGGCTTTGAACTTCCCCAGGGCATTTTCGAGAACTAG
- a CDS encoding Ig-like domain-containing protein, protein MRYFWKLALILLPVLMLGLAGCGSSSSGNADPFNSGGTVGGATTGTPPFSLTLIPGKSSAFANEQMIVTASLKDASSNPVANQTVNFSITAGPATVVTTSAKTDSNGIALAFIRTTATAVTTNVIVQGASAVINNSVTGYGNFQVSPADANLNSTRLSLSMTSLTVSPNQDQVVVATAKDGSNNPIANLPVAFRVTAGQASMEIANSVTDSNGQATSIVKAGNSTVVSNVIVEATATVGGAQVVANIPFQVVPTTTSTVSYTMTMAPSKQVVDNNEEFYVTVLLKDSGAKPVGGETVTFSVASGEAAIITPTAVTDSVGKGIARVRALNPASTSAVILQATATIDGTVVTAVAPVQITTQPFSASIIKMTLASDKQTVGISGDVILTATVTDMQSPPKPVQNNPVTFSVVGGSATIRDPSGIVQETLTVNTDSIGNAVCRLRSDAAPTSSSIIVKSTTTVNDKEVTAYHTIDIIRQNSYVINFLTLAPTTDPNGNLNTLSGTIAADALGATFKQLVPFQVLDNNGIPLPRLDVYLGISNTGRNPDTRIELVPPLPGDPVVYSVPADYQKKIKVTTDDHGMGIFTCNVSLGAPGPGLTNTESVIYQATATTADGVQLLSYGGFNVTITQAKAP, encoded by the coding sequence ATGCGATATTTTTGGAAGTTGGCTTTGATATTATTACCGGTGTTGATGCTTGGGCTGGCCGGATGTGGCTCAAGTTCCAGCGGCAACGCCGACCCGTTCAATTCCGGCGGGACCGTCGGCGGGGCGACGACCGGTACCCCCCCCTTCAGCCTGACCCTCATTCCAGGAAAATCGTCGGCATTTGCCAACGAGCAGATGATAGTGACGGCCTCGCTGAAGGACGCCTCTAGCAACCCGGTAGCCAACCAGACGGTGAATTTCTCCATCACCGCCGGTCCCGCAACGGTCGTGACCACCTCGGCCAAGACCGATTCCAACGGTATCGCCCTGGCCTTTATCAGGACGACTGCCACCGCCGTCACCACCAACGTCATCGTGCAGGGCGCCTCGGCCGTCATCAACAATAGCGTTACCGGCTACGGCAACTTTCAGGTTTCCCCGGCCGACGCCAACCTGAACAGCACCAGACTGTCCCTCAGCATGACCTCGCTGACGGTCAGCCCCAACCAGGATCAGGTCGTTGTCGCCACGGCCAAAGACGGCTCCAACAACCCCATCGCCAACCTCCCGGTCGCTTTCCGGGTGACCGCGGGACAGGCATCGATGGAGATCGCGAATTCCGTCACGGATTCCAACGGCCAGGCCACGTCAATAGTCAAAGCCGGCAATTCAACCGTGGTATCGAACGTCATCGTCGAAGCAACCGCGACGGTTGGCGGGGCCCAGGTGGTGGCCAACATTCCGTTCCAGGTGGTGCCGACAACCACCTCCACGGTCAGCTACACCATGACCATGGCTCCCAGCAAGCAGGTAGTGGACAACAACGAGGAATTTTACGTCACGGTGCTGTTGAAAGATTCCGGCGCCAAGCCAGTAGGCGGTGAGACAGTAACCTTCAGCGTCGCCTCGGGGGAAGCCGCGATAATCACCCCCACCGCCGTCACGGACTCGGTTGGCAAGGGGATTGCCCGCGTCCGCGCCCTCAACCCTGCTTCCACCTCTGCCGTCATTCTGCAGGCTACCGCTACCATCGACGGCACCGTGGTTACCGCGGTCGCACCGGTTCAGATCACGACGCAGCCGTTCTCCGCGTCCATTATCAAGATGACGCTTGCCAGCGACAAGCAGACGGTAGGTATCAGCGGCGACGTCATCTTGACCGCAACCGTCACGGACATGCAGTCCCCACCGAAACCGGTGCAGAACAACCCGGTCACCTTCAGCGTCGTCGGCGGTTCAGCCACCATCCGGGATCCATCTGGCATTGTCCAGGAAACTTTGACCGTTAATACCGATTCAATAGGCAATGCCGTGTGCCGCCTCAGGTCGGATGCGGCTCCAACAAGCTCGAGCATAATCGTTAAGTCAACCACGACGGTTAACGATAAGGAAGTGACTGCCTACCATACCATCGACATCATCCGGCAGAACAGCTACGTGATAAACTTCCTTACTTTGGCCCCCACGACTGATCCAAATGGCAACCTCAACACTCTTTCTGGGACTATTGCGGCTGATGCTTTAGGTGCGACCTTTAAACAACTAGTGCCTTTCCAGGTACTCGACAATAACGGCATCCCGCTGCCCCGACTTGACGTATATCTAGGGATCTCCAACACAGGTAGAAACCCCGATACGAGAATTGAACTGGTTCCACCCCTTCCGGGGGACCCGGTCGTTTATTCCGTTCCCGCCGATTATCAAAAGAAAATAAAGGTGACGACGGATGATCATGGAATGGGGATATTCACCTGTAATGTAAGTCTAGGGGCACCAGGCCCAGGGTTAACCAATACTGAATCTGTGATCTATCAGGCCACGGCTACCACTGCGGATGGCGTTCAACTACTTAGTTACGGCGGGTTTAACGTCACCATCACGCAAGCAAAGGCCCCGTAG
- a CDS encoding response regulator produces MPPHISLAIIDSEASARESIEATLKPFAETISIVGSVDNFSAGLRIIEKSSPNVVILEVNDIQRGMQEVQHITSKFPRTSVIVSSSEKSSDWILSLMRAGAVEYMLRPLTQDELKLALQKVGRFIFSKTEEASRAKIISVYYPTGGMGTTTVAVNLAASLASEGVKVALVDLNLYSGDISTFLDVNPTYTLSSVTSNIDRLDANFLMTVMTRHPSGPFVLTEPNEVDDAISITPDQVHRILSFLRSVFTYVVVDCGGPLAGCNMAIFESSDLILFTTALSLPALKNSKRYLTAMERKGLRKDRLKLVVNRYLPKADIQIKDAEKVLGHAVFQTIPNDYVEVVNSINKGMPVVKFSPGSTVSKAILNLAELVAKP; encoded by the coding sequence ATGCCTCCACATATCAGTCTAGCCATCATCGACAGCGAAGCTTCCGCCCGGGAGTCAATCGAGGCGACGCTGAAGCCGTTTGCCGAGACGATCAGCATAGTCGGCTCGGTGGACAACTTCAGCGCCGGCCTGAGGATCATTGAGAAGAGCTCTCCCAACGTGGTCATCCTCGAGGTGAATGACATTCAGCGCGGCATGCAGGAGGTGCAGCATATCACCTCCAAGTTCCCCAGGACCTCGGTGATCGTCAGCTCTTCGGAGAAGAGTTCCGACTGGATCCTCTCCCTCATGCGTGCTGGAGCCGTGGAATACATGCTGCGCCCCCTGACCCAGGACGAGTTGAAACTTGCCCTGCAGAAGGTGGGGCGCTTCATCTTCTCCAAGACCGAGGAGGCTTCCCGGGCCAAGATCATTTCCGTCTACTACCCCACCGGTGGGATGGGTACCACCACGGTCGCGGTCAACCTGGCTGCCAGTCTCGCCTCCGAGGGGGTCAAGGTGGCGTTGGTGGACCTGAACCTCTACTCGGGTGACATCAGCACCTTCCTCGACGTCAACCCGACGTACACCCTTAGCAGCGTCACCAGCAACATTGACCGTCTCGACGCCAACTTCCTGATGACGGTCATGACGCGTCACCCTTCCGGCCCGTTCGTGCTGACCGAGCCCAACGAGGTCGACGACGCCATCTCCATCACTCCCGACCAGGTGCACCGCATCCTCTCCTTTCTAAGAAGTGTGTTCACCTACGTCGTGGTCGACTGCGGGGGGCCGCTCGCCGGGTGCAACATGGCCATCTTCGAGTCATCGGACCTGATCCTGTTCACCACCGCCCTGAGCCTTCCCGCCCTCAAAAACAGCAAGCGCTACCTCACCGCCATGGAAAGAAAGGGGTTGCGCAAGGACCGTTTGAAGCTGGTCGTGAACCGCTACCTCCCCAAGGCCGACATCCAGATCAAGGATGCCGAGAAGGTGCTGGGGCATGCCGTGTTCCAGACCATTCCCAACGATTACGTCGAGGTGGTCAATTCAATCAACAAGGGGATGCCGGTCGTTAAGTTCTCCCCGGGTTCCACCGTCAGTAAGGCGATTCTCAATCTGGCCGAACTGGTGGCAAAACCATAA
- a CDS encoding TadE/TadG family type IV pilus assembly protein: protein MDAFRKIVRADQKGFALVYIALMVLVLFAFVGLAVDMGHMYLTKGQLQNAADSGALAGVSQLPNVTVARQTAKQFTERNKAAGETAKVDLNTTNSANGDIVVGYWDKKTKKLLPVVPFGKVANAVKVMTRRTSEAGTGISTDNKPVDTFFAQVMNWDTMAARAEAIACRPPKPSAPIVLCQSLCGVTTLPFKVYFNQTKAVDPAGVSNPLYTVGWTEFSASSKATELGPNGTVAKLINDPDHEIPLGLCGETLWTNNGLGKTIDILHDAYLAARDPSTKIWTILVPIFEVCPSSVSWGESFTKLVEYAEVDIINVKTTAGGGEAYAEIQRIDCQGCSTASFLGGKATLVK from the coding sequence ATGGATGCCTTTAGGAAAATAGTAAGAGCCGACCAGAAGGGTTTCGCTCTGGTCTACATCGCGCTGATGGTCCTGGTCCTGTTTGCCTTTGTCGGTCTCGCAGTCGACATGGGGCACATGTACCTGACCAAGGGGCAGCTGCAAAACGCCGCCGATTCCGGAGCCCTCGCGGGGGTATCGCAACTGCCCAACGTCACGGTCGCCCGGCAGACTGCGAAGCAGTTCACTGAGCGCAACAAGGCCGCCGGCGAAACGGCGAAAGTCGACCTTAACACCACCAACAGCGCAAACGGCGACATAGTGGTGGGGTACTGGGACAAGAAGACGAAGAAACTGCTCCCCGTGGTCCCCTTCGGCAAGGTCGCCAACGCAGTCAAGGTCATGACGCGCAGGACCTCAGAGGCGGGGACCGGGATCAGCACGGACAACAAGCCGGTGGACACCTTCTTCGCCCAGGTGATGAACTGGGACACCATGGCAGCCAGGGCCGAAGCGATCGCCTGCAGGCCCCCAAAGCCCTCGGCCCCTATCGTTCTCTGCCAGAGCCTGTGCGGAGTCACCACCTTGCCATTCAAGGTGTACTTCAACCAGACCAAGGCTGTGGACCCGGCCGGGGTTTCCAACCCGCTGTACACGGTGGGCTGGACCGAGTTTTCCGCCAGCTCGAAAGCCACCGAACTCGGCCCCAACGGCACCGTTGCCAAGCTCATCAACGACCCCGACCACGAAATCCCGCTGGGGCTTTGCGGCGAGACCCTATGGACCAACAATGGCTTAGGTAAGACCATCGATATCCTGCACGATGCCTACCTGGCCGCCAGAGATCCCAGTACCAAGATATGGACCATCCTGGTGCCCATATTCGAGGTCTGCCCCTCCTCCGTTTCCTGGGGGGAGAGCTTCACCAAGCTGGTCGAGTATGCCGAGGTCGATATCATTAATGTGAAAACTACAGCCGGGGGGGGGGAGGCTTACGCCGAGATTCAAAGAATAGACTGCCAGGGGTGCTCCACTGCCAGTTTCCTTGGTGGTAAAGCCACCCTGGTGAAATAA
- a CDS encoding class I SAM-dependent methyltransferase: MKNYHEIRLPYDERRDLLWKTLCDAYFQPLIQEGACVLELGAGYCHFINHIRCARRIALDLWEGMPAHAAPGVEPIIASTTNLGGVPDHCVDFVLASNLFEHLTQDELSQTLAQLRDKLAPGGSLNILQPNYRFAYREYFDDFSHRTVYSDRSLSDFLSCYGFRVIHCAPRFLPLTIKSVLPVSPLLIRLYLMSPFKPLGKQMLIRAVAA, from the coding sequence ATGAAGAACTACCACGAGATACGCCTCCCTTACGATGAGCGCAGGGACCTGCTCTGGAAAACGCTGTGCGATGCGTACTTCCAGCCCCTGATCCAGGAGGGAGCCTGCGTGCTGGAACTGGGGGCAGGGTACTGCCATTTCATCAACCACATCCGCTGCGCACGTCGCATCGCCCTCGACCTCTGGGAAGGGATGCCGGCGCACGCCGCTCCCGGTGTGGAGCCCATAATCGCCAGCACCACCAACCTGGGGGGTGTGCCGGATCACTGCGTCGACTTCGTCCTCGCCAGCAACCTCTTCGAGCACCTGACCCAGGACGAATTGTCACAAACGCTGGCGCAACTACGCGACAAGCTCGCTCCCGGTGGTAGCCTCAACATCCTGCAGCCCAACTACCGGTTCGCCTACCGGGAATACTTCGACGACTTCAGCCATAGGACCGTGTATTCCGACCGCAGCCTGAGCGACTTCCTCTCCTGTTACGGCTTCAGGGTGATTCACTGCGCGCCGCGGTTTCTGCCGCTGACCATAAAGTCGGTTTTGCCTGTTTCTCCGTTGTTGATTCGCCTGTATCTCATGTCTCCCTTCAAGCCGTTGGGCAAACAGATGCTGATCCGGGCCGTCGCCGCGTGA
- a CDS encoding outer membrane beta-barrel protein has protein sequence MRRVIFLMVFISTLTAGPAIAADIDGRIGLTGKVGFLMPVQDDFITGVDDTNTGLAAGGGVIYGIGKNVAAELDITHAPTLNVQAAGGKVGEATLTDISLGLQYRFTPEQPLVPYLGAGVDFIKGKFKNLGDRRYGLEWTTGGHVSAGIDYFATRGIALTAELKGIFAPAGNIKTTPQEYNPNSFVGTVGIRLFLPEKILD, from the coding sequence ATGCGCAGAGTTATCTTCTTGATGGTTTTTATTTCAACTCTAACAGCAGGGCCCGCCATTGCGGCCGACATCGACGGCAGGATCGGCCTGACCGGCAAGGTCGGCTTCCTTATGCCGGTGCAGGATGACTTCATCACCGGGGTCGACGATACCAACACCGGCCTTGCCGCTGGCGGAGGCGTGATCTACGGCATTGGCAAGAACGTCGCCGCCGAACTCGACATCACGCACGCCCCGACCCTCAATGTCCAGGCGGCAGGCGGGAAGGTGGGGGAGGCGACCTTGACCGATATCTCACTTGGGCTTCAGTACCGTTTTACCCCGGAGCAGCCCCTGGTCCCTTACCTCGGAGCCGGAGTCGATTTCATCAAGGGCAAATTCAAAAACCTCGGCGACCGCAGGTACGGCCTTGAATGGACCACCGGCGGGCATGTCAGTGCAGGTATCGATTATTTCGCCACCAGGGGCATCGCTCTGACCGCTGAACTGAAAGGGATCTTCGCCCCGGCCGGAAACATCAAGACCACGCCGCAGGAGTACAACCCCAACAGTTTCGTCGGCACGGTCGGCATCCGCCTGTTCCTGCCGGAAAAGATCTTGGATTAG